From Salarias fasciatus chromosome 5, fSalaFa1.1, whole genome shotgun sequence, a single genomic window includes:
- the srsf3a gene encoding serine/arginine-rich splicing factor 3a isoform X2, which yields MGDPAFHRDCPLDCKVYVGNLGSSGNKTDLEKAFSSYGPLRSVWVARNPPGFAFVEFEDPRDASDAVRGLDGRFINSCRVRVELSTGEKRSGGRGPPPSWARRGRDDYRRSSPPVRRRSPRKRSSSRSRSPSRERRRYRSLSRDKKSKRSPSLSRSRSRSRSADRK from the exons ATGGGAG ACCCTGCTTTTCATCGAGACTGTCCTCTTGACTGCAAGGTTTATGTTGGAAATCTGGGCAGCAGTGGAAACAAGACAGACCTGGAAAAAGCTTTTAGTTCCTATGGGCCTTTACGAAGTGTCTGGGTTGCTCGGAATCCTCCAGGTTTTGCTTTTGTAGAGTTTGAGGACCCCAGGGATGCGTCTGATGCTGTGAGAGGACTGGATGGGAG ATTCATTAATAGCTGTCGAGTTCGTGTTGAGCTGTCCACCGGAGAGAAGCGCTCTGGCGGCCGTGGTCCTCCGCCATCATGGGCTAGACGCGGTCGGGACGATTACAGGCGCAGTAGTCCCCCAGTCCGACGCAG ATCCCCAAGGAAGAGGAGTAGCAGTCGCAGCAG GTCTCCTTCAAGAGAGAGGCGCAGATACCGATCTCTGTCCAGAGACAAGAAATCTAAGCGCTCgccgtctctctctcgctcaagGAG ccgCTCCAGGTCTGCTGACAGGAAATGA
- the trub2 gene encoding pseudouridylate synthase TRUB2, mitochondrial, whose amino-acid sequence MATPAIRMFRRLEGLFCVYKPPGVHWKLVRDTIETNLLKGINATPPQALPHEVRFLLQPSSDPEAPKGLTLTAASVPALSKHPLVTGPEFQHIRVGVGHRLDASSSGVLVLAVGNGNKVLNDFYQTQVTRDYTLEGEFGIASHNFSDTGRIVERSTYDHITLEKLERVLAVLQGSNQKALLTYANVDMSSQEAYEMAAQGLLGPDGKSPPIMTGLRCIRFQPPKFTLEVQCINETQKYLRKVVHEIGLELRSTAVCKGVRRVRDGPFTLRDALTRHHWSAADVMQAVRQNHASKETEKKPRSPAERPVAQTREDRETVTSQGDAFEEAISGRTVSETSS is encoded by the exons ATGGCGACTCCAGCTATCCGGATGTTTCGGAGGTTGGAAGGGCTTTTCTGCGTCTACAAGCCCCCCGGAGTTCACTGGAAGCTCGTACGGGACACGATCGAGACGAATCTTCTCAAAG GTATAAATGCTACGCCTCCTCAGGCTCTGCCTCACGAGGTCCGTTTCCTGCTCCAGCCCAGCAGTGACCCAGAAGCTCCTAAAGGACTGACCCTGACTGCAGCCTCAGTTCCTGCACTGTCCAAACACCCTCTGG tgACAGGACCTGAATTTCAGCATATACGAGTCGGAGTAGGACATCGCCTGGACGCTTCCTCTTCTGGTGTTCTAG ttttagcAGTTGGGAATGGAAACAAAGTTCTGAATGATTTCTACCAAACACAAGTCACGAGG GATTATACGCTTGAGGGGGAATTTGGGATTGCGTCACATAATTTTTCTGACACCGGGAGAATTGTTGAGAGATCCACTTATG ATCACATTAccctggagaagctggagagaGTGCTGGCAGTGCTGCAGGGATCCAATCAGAAGGCTCTGCTAAC TTATGCCAACGTGGACATGAGCTCTCAGGAAGCTTACGAGATGGCTGCTCAGGGTTTACTTGGCCCTGATGGAAAATCGCCGCCGATCATGACGGGCTTACGCTGTATTCGTTTCCAGCCCCCCAAATTCACTTTAG AGGTGCAGTGCATCAACGAAACCCAGAAATATCTGCGTAAGGTCGTGCACGAGATTGGACTGGAGCTGCGCAGCACGGCGGTGTGTAAAGGAGTGAGACGCGTCAGAGACGGACCTTTCACCCTGCGGGACGCCTTGACCCGCCACCACTGGAGTGCTGCGGACGTCATGCAGGCCGTACGACAGAACCACGCCTCGAAGGAAACCGAGAAGAAGCCACGGTCCCCCGCCGAGAGGCCAGTGGCACAGACAcgagaagacagagagacagtcacCTCGCAGGGAGACGCTTTTGAAGAAGCAATATCAGGTAGAACTGTTTCTGAGACAAGCAGTTAA
- the rab44 gene encoding uncharacterized protein rab44, protein MSGQSAKKKRLGSRRAASRPKEAAESDEFHVAGSDSAAQQHVAEDRTEAAGATPKPDEFRLETQQPIPVNRKKLGSSRRHKGKQHGKDSDIDTCPEMREEVEESSRGLNTSETTQMSEAAQLESQKEICEGSQLAISAPLKTSPTICPEEALESLGPQNQNKLQSFQNEKMAENPHEDGTFQLTSQSVLSYPSVDTQLVNISPLDFMGLAEQGLSHPDSVDETESNKTFYTDLFAESTHSQGSSLIRDSFEESVLDSKTLEITADRSSAREIVEVKQSLEQPMLSSLKDEVVATEEQNVHFNLFEERYAPHPEEIVDNRLDNKTQDRYRKEFFPHSQTLHPPEDVSSGQAGIMNIPDPQSSKQGHQIKESNDEVSGNLKTIMSSTREEKNEELSEGGKHDSSMFSESGNQVAVSDQSVEDTPKGKNESDTPESEEVKGYHYSVDDVRNKLEEEVKPTQTEEAVLVFNTSERVPNDAADSDDSEMISEPVTDETEVIDTYRPGVVVKGAVGSATNREDSHLDWKQDENHGEVGHLDESRSLDSSSCIDEQTEAGFGQSENGSMLGSSYSDEGRQQIKESEVKLSDNDDSGETMPLTTETQKDESLFKEYEAIPSVPHGSPVFSASTIGYPSEHQNPLAKNFPHTEMESAIPECRNILDQDMRETGLKTEASDKSEETKLDYLDSSDPLEKERHLTLERKGEGYSVDDSKQPWINYSEIGDLTLGHVYDDKDQLDNDVKHSAEKSVSQETGIFDIEKSHFSSQTSPSQQNISSDSKHQDISPSANEQTETDFDPRRNRRKLGSSRRIKDRQELKKSNIDAAENTNEPDTPETMIMSLTPESRQDVAQQSEPDTLSASHSSSVISISTPDYSSEVLSTPLTNYSETDLQSFIPHGQHFKGDLDDGFTGGVIIEGLFNKSEKITMEDCDTSVILGPEEARGGLHNREEDQPQIEKMNLIPDTFNSMLDGADDNSQMISGDLKEAQIKSAGQYDVMAKSPPDSAAKQKHSDPDDPQVEHYTKESNLEPPDQKNEDDPLHSARSDEEGQHMSSDYADVVKGDLKTNTEEIFHREKEELFSETEANNSCLEKVYSETPFDAQPQENAEAESSFDDFGNTRKLASNLRHKETERFEVSVTESYGKPIEGANAKTAGEEPSGTTELLPTEQTKGWIASVETIMEGTDKCDPAQTEEENVGGVVCTSGLTTVDLFANPSEDKQVIDQSERRQMLHDEHSSVASAKDEGIDKLLKQEGIFQEYSLTEPYVGPTKVAISTENSSHEEQTEPETVFTDISANTSQPEIDIKSTDIQMSSDLDNQQVLSEQNTFEAVHHEHDIRKKETDGTERVYTGHQDNKGHFSTLQENNPDPSPGVNQGILGSSQDGLLVTLQEEMDKTGSAASEYVTVDAKQNAHFSGIAPLSECTNPAVDRQLIKSNSSEVPDEGLPALYSVSENRETVKDTQMLKLAEQFLGIDPFMDVDSEYGKSSMTAEIFSEKNNPRKHEVRCSVEQEAFSSPKEEIAKNREPKEQFGSSEVRETQQSDGVVNKLQKDHTDATQIQVMHQITYPAALEDKPLLQTLETNIYLDSPLQSINDEIHTDIKPAGNKRRLGSSRRSKGRQQVKEETSEPQPETTDHAEATKVDESLKIAKMSLTTEAAVQEESDNLNFAEDATKSGSTESEDTEKLSEEDMFFTQNVMITRASETPDFISNSDSSASLKPNADTEENKTPVEEPENIGGLTGSDIDDMNLFQTAHVSAWRGESDMQNISSHDDNSSFTPRTKDVVDQKEASQTQNTEVLTCDSDSPGHKIYVEETETCAEVAGSSMDVQGLEEDEAGRKREDPANEFKAAQGIYTSPQIVSAAQEPAVDVSSSTELSTEMDASNNSESERSNSGYCEIVPAISRHKKRKLGSTRKNQLSRRQEKDKVQEGTTETESDVRNLVEIEVVEQLQVCAEMSQNEDASLVLSLTHKELQEISNPPSAHDEEREQQGNTADVQSSDSNVRPDINDSLDLSPQQSASHNVSIVSPANDADVRVGEMDINVTVQPAQTPSPEIQVTSERNRQETENAAITDVARESLMLHSESAQVTHREEKPESVEVTQDPKNDPQNRDSDELESTHFNEQTKTNRRRKMGSSRRNLVFQAKGEELQQKQEEDTKATESQTPDRSATAITVPGFEEQELQLHTEDRHHHSEEKEEIILETVECTHVHESQLKPLVQQTAPQSQPEETEHQLFDSGCSPSTTDTMSELASGGRRRKMGSHRKSRGHQNQKDQSRRVMDAGDERRVRSITEATEEQTEEPSGRDHISEVDGRQTTPSPSFSDPLRPLSEKTPSQPHGAGVALNQESQTQLSLAGNPRGKELKSNNYNVVMIGDSGVGKTSFMKRAQSGKFSLILPTSIGLDSCMWTVVVEGNPVVLHVWDTAGQERFRSITRQVFHRAQGFLLMYDISSAQSFSAVSYWASCIQESSAENVAVLLLGNKTDCADRKVTAQQGDALAKEYNFEFMECSAATGENVVQSLESIARMVSQRCDSRREATVLHKGPEKKKGSRCC, encoded by the exons ATGTCGGGTCAAAGCGCAAAGAAAAAGCGGCTTGGATCACGTCGAGCTGCGTCGAGACCAAAGGAAGCAGCTGAGAGCGACGAGTTCCATGTAGCAGGCAGCGATTCTGCAGCACAACAGCATGTAGCAGAAGACAGAACTGAAGCAGCCGGTGCCACGCCAAAACCCGATGAGTTCAGACTTGAAACCCAGCAGCCGATACCAGTGAACAGGAAAAAACTTGGCTCAAGCCGAAGACACAAAGGAAAGCAGCATGGGAAGGACTCCGACATCGACACGTGCCCCGAAATGAGAGAGGAAGTTGAGGAAAGCTCCAGGGGTCTTAATACCTCTGAAACCACACAAATGTCAGAGGCAGCACAACTGGAAAGTCAGAAGGAAATATGTGAAGGGAGTCAGCTTGCTATTTCTGCACCACTAAAGACCTCTCCAACAATCTGTCCAGAGGAGGCGTTGGAAAGTTTAGGCCCCCAAAATCAGAACAAGCTGCAGTcgtttcaaaatgaaaaaatggcagaaaatcCGCATGAAGATGGAACCTTTCAGTTAACAAGTCAAAGCGTTCTTTCATATCCTTCGGTGGATACACAGCTTGTCAACATTTCCCCATTAGATTTCATGGGCCTGGCAGAACAGGGACTTTCCCATCCTGATTCTGTTGACGAAACTGaaagcaacaaaacattttaCACAGACTTGTTCGCCGAGAGTACACATTCACAGGGCAGCTCCCTGATTCGCGACTCATTTGAAGAATCAGTTTTAGATTCTAAAACACTAGAGATAACTGCAGATAGAAGCAGTGCCAGAGAAATTGTTGAAGTGAAACAGAGTCTTGAGCAACCTATGCTTTCATCATTAAAAGACGAAGTGGTTGCAACCGAGGAACAAAATGTGCATTTCAACTTATTTGAGGAGAGATATGCTCCACACCCAGAGGAGATTGTTGATAATAGATTAGATAACAAGACACAAGATAGGTATCGAAAAGAGTTCTTTCCTCACAGTCAGACGCTTCATCCACCAGAAGATGTCTCTTCTGGTCAAGCTGGAATCATGAACATACCCGACCCTCAATCTTCAAAGCAAGGACATCAAATTAAGGAATCTAATGATGAAGTTTCAGGAAACCTGAAAACAATAATGTCATCAACAAGAGAGGAGAAGAATGAGGAGCTGAGTGAAGGAGGCAAACATGACAGCTCAATGTTTTCAGAGTCAGGCAATCAAGTGGCCGTGTCTGATCAATCAGTTGAAGACACGCCGAAAGGGAAAAATGAATCGGACACGCCTGAAAGTgaggaggtcaaaggttatCATTACTCAGTGGATGATGTGAGGAACAAGCTAGAAGAGGAAGTTAAACCAACACAGACAGAAGAAGCAGTGCTCGTGTTTAACACTTCTGAAAGGGTGCCGAATGATGCAGCAGATTCCGACGATTCTGAAATGATTTCAGAACCCGTGACAGACGAAACAGAAGTCATAGACACCTATCGGCCTGGCGTGGTTGTGAAGGGTGCTGTTGGTTCTGCAACCAACAGGGAAGACTCACATTTGGACTGGAAACAGGATGAGAACCACGGTGAAGTAGGTCACCTGGATGAGAGTAGAAGTCTGGACAGTTCCTCATGCATAGACGAGCAAACTGAGGCTGGCTTTGGCCAAAGTGAGAACGGAAGCATGTTAGGGTCTAGTTATAGTGATGAAGGAAGACAACAAATTAAAGAATCTGAAGTCAAACTCTCAGATAATGATGACAGTGGAGAGACAATGCCattaacaacagaaacacagaaagacgAAAGTCTATTTAAAGAATATGAAGCTATTCCATCTGTGCCACATGGCAGCCCAGTCTTTTCAGCGTCTACTATTGGTTATCCCTCTGAGCATCAAAATCCTTTGGCGAAAAACTTTCCGCACACTGAAATGGAAAGTGCAATTCCTGAATGCAGAAATATTCTAGATCAAGATATGAGAGAAACAGGCTTAAAAACAGAGGCGTCAGACAAGTCAGAGGAAACCAAACTGGACTATTTAGATTCTTCTGACCCTcttgagaaagaaagacatttgACTTTAGAAAGAAAAGGCGAGGGTTATTCTGTGGATGATTCAAAGCAACCGTGGATTAACTACAGTGAAATAGGAGACCTCACACTCGGTCATGTGTATGACGATAAGGACCAATTAGACAATGACGTCAAGCACAGTGCTGAAAAATCTGTTTCTCAGGAAACAGGCATTTTTGACATCGAAAAGAGCCATTTTTCTTCCCaaacttcaccatcacaacaaaaTATTTCTTCTGACTCCAAACATCAGGACATTTCTCCCAGTGCAAATGAGCAAACTGAAACGGACTTTGACCccagaagaaacagaaggaaacTGGGGTCCAGCCGAAGGATAAAAGACAGACAGGAACTTAAGAAATCAAATATCGATGCTgcagaaaatacaaatgaaCCTGACACCCCTGAAACTATGATAATGTCATTAACGCCCGAGTCAAGGCAAGACGTGGCTCAACAAAGTGAACCTGATACCCTGTCCGCATCACATAGCAGCTCTGTGATTTCAATTTCTACACCTGATTATTCTTCCGAGGTTCTGAGCACTCCTCTCACCAACTATTCCGAGACAGACCTTCAAAGTTTCATTCCTCACGGTCAACACTTTAAAGGAGATCTAGATGATGGATTCACAGGAGGAGTGATTATAGAAGGACTGTTTAATAAATCAGAGAAAATCACGATGGAAGATTGTGATACGTCTGTCATTCTTGGGCCAGAGGAGGCCAGAGGAGGTCTTCACAATCGTGAAGAGGATCAGCCACAAATTGAAAAAATGAACCTAATTCCTGACACCTTCAACAGTATGTTAGATGGCGCTGATGATAATTCTCAAATGATTTCAGGAGATTTGAAAGAAGCTCAAATCAAAAGCGCAGGTCAATATGACGTAATGGCCAAAAGTCCTCCTGACTCTGCCgccaaacagaaacactcagatCCTGATGACCCACAAGTTGAGCATTACACCAAAGAATCTAACTTAGAGCCTCCTGATCAGAAAAATGAGGATGATCCTTTACATTCTGCAAGGAGCGATGAGGAAGGACAACACATGTCCTCAGATTATGCAGATGTGGTGAAAGGCGATTTGAAAACCAACACTGAAGAAATATTTCACAGGGAAAAGGAAGAACTTTTCTCTGAAACTGAGGCGAACAACTCGTGTTTAGAAAAGGTTTATTCCGAAACTCCTTTTGACGCTCAACCTCAGGAGAATGCAGAGGCAGAGAGTAGTTTCGACGACTTTGGCAATACAAGAAAACTGGCATCTAACCTTAGacacaaagaaactgaaagGTTTGAGGTCTCTGTAACTGAGTCATATGGCAAACCTATTGAGGGAGCTAATGCtaagactgcaggtgaagaaccCAGTGGAACAACTGAATTACTACCAACAGAACAAACAAAGGGCTGGATCGCTTCAGTGGAAACCATAATGGAAGGAACAGACAAATGTGACCCtgctcagacagaggaggaaaatgttGGCGGAGTTGTTTGTACTTCTGGATTAACTACAGTTGATTTATTTGCAAATCCCTCAGAAGATAAACAGGTGATTGACCAGTCGGAGCGCAGACAGATGTTACATGATGAGCATTCCAGTGTCGCTTCTGCAAAAGATGAAGGAATAGACAAACTGTTAAAACAGGAGGGAATTTTCCAGGAATATTCACTGACTGAACCCTACGTTGGTCCAACGAAAGTGGCGATATCTACAGAAAATAGCAGTCACGAAGAACAAACAGAACCTGAAACAGTATTTACGGATATTTCTGCAAATACAAGCCAACCTGAGATAGACATAAAAAGTACAGATATCCAGATGTCTTCTGATCTTGATAACCAGCAGGTCCTGTCAGAACAGAACACCTTTGAGGCTGTACACCATGAACATGACAttaggaaaaaagaaacagatggCACAGAAAGAGTATACACGGGACATCAGGACAACAAAGGACACTTTAGTACACTTCAGGAAAATAACCCTGATCCCAGTCCGGGCGTAAACCAAGGAATACTGGGGTCAAGCCAGGATGGATTATTAGTAACTTTGCAGGAAGAAATGGACAAAACTGGCAGTGCTGCAAGTGAATATGTGACTGTTGATGCCAAGCAAAACGCACATTTTAGCGGCATTGCTCCACTGTCTGAGTGCACCAATCCGGCAGTGGATCGACAgctaatcaaatcaaattccAGCGAGGTGCCAGACGAAGGACTTCCCGCTTTGTATTCTGtgtcagaaaacagagaaactgtCAAGGACACACAGATGTTAAAGCTGGCTGAACAGTTCCTGGGAATTGATCCATTTATGGATGTGGATTCAGAATACGGAAAGTCTTCCATGACAGCAGAGAtattttctgagaaaaacaacCCTAGAAAACATGAAGTTCGATGCAGTGTTGAGCAAGAAGCATTTTCATCACCAAAAGAGGAGATAGCTAAAAATAGGGAACCTAAAGAGCAGTTCGGCTCATCTGAAGTCAGAGAGACTCAGCAGTCAGATGGTGTTGTAAATAAATTACAGAAAGATCACACCGATGCTACACAAATACAAGTAATGCATCAAATCACTtatcctgcagctctggaggatAAACCTCTTCTACAAACATTagaaacaaatatttatttagaTTCCCCGCTTCAGAGCATTAATGATGAAATTCACACAGACATTAAACCAGCAGGAAATAAAAGGAGACTGGGCTCAAGCCGACGATCTAAAGGAAGACAACAAGTGAAGGAAGAAACTTCTGAACCACAACCTGAAACTACAGACCATGCAGAAGCCACAAAGGTGGATGAGTCTCTTAAAATAGCAAAAATGTCATTAACAACAGAGGCAGCCGTACAGGAAGAATCAGACAACCTCAATTTTGCAGAGGACGCCACAAAAAGTGGGTCAACTGAGAGCGAGGACACAGAGAAGCTTTCGGAGGAAGATATGTTCTTCACCCAGAATGTTATGATCACCAGGGCTTCAGAAACACCAGACTTTATTTCAAATTCAGACAGCAGCGCTTCTCTCAAACCCAACGCCGACACAGAAGAGAATAAAACACCCGTTGAAGAACCTGAGAATATAGGCGGACTCACAGGAAGTGACATAGATGATATGAACTTGTTTCAAACAGCACATGTCTCAGCTTGGAGAGGTGAGTCAGACATGCAGAACATCTCATCTCACGATGACAATAGCAGCTTCACGCCGAGAACTAAGGATGTGGTTGATCAGAAAGAAGCCAGtcagacacaaaacacagaagttCTAACTTGCGACAGTGACTCGCCTGGGCACAAAATCTATGTGGAAGAAACTGAGACGTGTGCCGAGGTGGCAGGGAGTTCGATGGATGTACAAGGTCTTGAAGAGGACGAAGCTGGAAGAAAACGTGAGGATCCTGCTAATGAATTCAAAGCAGCTCAAGGAATATACACTTCACCTCAGATTGTGTCTGCAGCACAAGAGCCAGCAGTGGACGTGTCTTCCAGCACAGAACTTTCAACAGAAATGGATGCATCAAACAACAGCGAGTCTGAGAGAAGTAATTCGGGATATTGTGAAATTGTGCCTGCGATATCCAGACACAAGAAGAGAAAGCTGGGCTCCACCCGCAAAAACCAACTCAGCAGAAGACAAGAAAAGGATAAAGTCCAGGAAGGAACAACAGAAACAGAGTCAGATGTGAGGAATCTTGTTGAGATTGAAGtcgtggagcagctgcaggtatgTGCAGAGATGTCACAAAATGAAGACGCATCACTGGTGTTGAGTCTTACTCACAAAGAACTACAGGAAATAAGTAACCCCCCCTCTGCTCATGACGAGGAGCGTGAGCAACAAGGCAACACTGCTGATGTGCAGAGCTCTGATAGTAATGTGAGACCAGATATAAATGATTCACTGGATCTCTCTCCTCAGCAGTCTGCCTCTCACAATGTGAGCATTGTCAGTCCTGCTAATGATGCCGATGTAAGAGTCGGTGAAATGGATATAAATGTTACTGTACAGCCAGCACAGACACCAAGCCCTGAGATCCAAGTAACCtctgaaagaaacagacaagaaactgaaaatgctgcaaTTACTGATGTCGCAAGAGAGAGTTTAATGCTTCATAGTGAGAGTGCACAGGTtacacacagagaggaaaagcCAGAGAGCGTTGAAGTAACACAAGACCCAAAGAATGATCCACAAAACAGAGACAGTGATGAGCTTGAAAGCACACATTTCAATGAGCAGACGAAAACCAACAGAAGACGAAAGATGGGCTCCTCTCGCAGAAACCTTGTttttcaagccaaaggagaagAGTTGCAacaaaagcaggaggaagataCTAAGGCAACAGAGTCGCAAACACCCGACAGAAGTGCAACGGCAATAACTGTCCCTGGATTTGAAGAACAAGAGCTGCAACTTCACACTGAAGACAGACACCATCACtctgaagaaaaagaggagatcATCCTTGAAACAGTGGAATGCACTCATGTTCATGAATCTCAGTTAAAGCCCCTGGTTCAGCAAACAGCTCCTCAGAGCCAACCGGAAGAAACAGAGCATCAGTTGTTTGATTCTGGCTGCTCTCCGTCCACCACTGATACCATGTCTGAGCTGGCGTCTGGAGGCAGGAGAAGGAAAATGGGATCTCATCGAAAGTCACGCGGACATCAAAACCAGAAGGACCAAAGTCGAAGAGTGATGGACGCAGGAGATGAGAGGCGTGTCCGCAGTATCACAGAAGCAACCGAAGAGCAGACAGAAGAGCCATCAGGTCGAGATCACATATCCGAG gttGATGGAAGGCAGACGACACCATCACCCAGCTTCAGTGACCCTTTAAGGCCTCTCAG TGAGAAGACCCCATCCCAGCCTCATGGCGCAGGCGTCGCTCTGAAtcaggaaagtcaaacacagTTGTCTTTAG CTGGTAATCCCAGAGGAAAGGAACTCAAATCAAATAACTACAATGTGGTGATGATTGGAGACAGCGGTGTGGGAAAAACCTCGTTTATGAAGAGAGCTCAGAGCGGAAAGTTTTCCTTAATCCTCCCCACCTCTATTG GCCTGGATTCCTGCATGTGGACAGTGGTGGTGGAAGGGAATCCTGTGGTTCTACATGTGTGGGACACGGCAGGTCAAGAAAG GTTTCGCAGCATCACGAGACAGGTTTTTCACAGAGCCCAGGGGTTTCTCTTGATGTACGACATCTCGTCCGCCCAGAGCTTCTCTGCAGTCAGCTACTGGGCCAGCTGTATTCAG gAATCCAGTGCAGAAAATGTGGCTGTTTTGCTTCTTGGGAACAAGACTGACTGTGCAGATCGAAAAGTCACAGCTCAACAGGGAGACGCTCTTGCGAAG GAATACAATTTTGAATTTATGGAATGCAGTGCTGCCACAGGGGAAAATGTCGTTCAGTCTTTGGAAAGCATAGCAAg GATGGTGAGCCAAAGATGTGACTCGAGAAGGGAAGCCACAGTGTTACACAAAGGGccggagaagaaaaaaggatcAAGATGTTGCTGA